The sequence GTTTGGCACAAGCAGGTCAAGCCAGGGTTGAGCTGGGAGAGGATACAACAAAAACATGGACAGGAAAGGATGGCCCTGGgcttactaaaaaaaaaaattaaaaaaaaacaacacttatGCTGATAAAAACACATTGGTGCATTTTGGGAGTCGggggaggcaaaaaaaaaaaaaaatccaaatccACTAACTGACTCTTAGTGCACAAGACTCATCCATGACAGAGATGGAAACGggagggttaaaaaaaaaaaaaagaaaaaaagaaaagcaactCTGCCAGAACTGTCCCCCTGAGGAATGCAGGACGTGATCCAAGAAGTAAAAGACTTGTCGGGCGGGCCAGGACCTCCTCATCAGAGCAGTCCCCAGGACGAGCGGTCCTCACTGCAGCCTGGCGTCTTTCCAGCAAGGACGGGGAAGAGCACGAGCCCCTCAGTGAACCACTGTCCTAGCCCCCCTTCACGCAGGGAAATGCTGAGTGCTGCTCCCTGCAAGCCAACAAACATCCATCTTCTTAAAAACTGGGCAGACGCAAAATGTCAACCCCATATTCAGATTTCCAAGGGTAAAAATAGAGACACTGTCAAATAGTTCATAGTGTGTGCAAATCACCATTTGTAGCATCAAcccataaaaaaagaaagattacTAATTTTCCTTGCACAGTGCAAATCCATGTACATTAGAATACACATTGCAGCACTAATTCATTCTGGATGatcactgaatatttttttttttaaataaacataacTGGTATAATTTTGAGCATGCAAGATGCAGTGTCCATTAGACATATTTTTCCTCATTCAGGCTTCTgtggcacactctctctctcacactcacacacacacacacacacacacacacacacacacacacacacacacacacaccctccaaggCCATAAGGGTTAAATGGCAGTCGAGGGGCTGCGTTTGAAGAGCCTGTCTGTGTGGGCACTGATCATCGCCGACATCAGGACCGCTCTGTGAGGCCTGCCCAGGGTGGTGGCGTTGGGGATGGGGGAGCGTCTGATTAGTAAAGTTTAAGAGAAACTGCTCCTCTAATGAGCTGCAGTGATCGGggggaggaaggaaaaaaaataaaacacttcaAAAGGTATCGTCCggcgagagacacacacctcacagccatCTTATTACTGCTCGACTGAAGGATCCCTTACCTAAACGAGACTCCACTGAAGGCAAGTGCAAGCGAAACCCACGGCACACATCAGAGTTCACAGGAGCAAACACCTGTCTGTGTACCTGAAACTGACCCTTACAGAGCTCTGGGAAATCAGCCAACCACTCGCATTGACTGCATTTTCATACCATCACACAACAACTCCCTTAGAGATGTTGGGAAGAGtgaatttctttgtgtgtgtgtgtgtgtgtgtatatgtatttatatatgtgtatgtgtgtgtgtgtgtgtgtgtgtgtgtgtgtgtgtgtgtgtgtatgagctagAGGACTCAGGAGCCGTAAGTCGGTCAGTTGGTCTTTCAGGCAGACAGGTGTGCTAgctgggtaagtgtgtgtgtgtacgtgtgtgaagtgtgcaggtgtgcggGCCAACTGGAGGCCCGCGCGTCCCCAGGCTAAGAGATCTTGCAGTTGTTGCGCGTGCAGTTCTGCGGGGGGCTCTGTGGGGGCCGGATGGACTTGGTCCGCTTGAGGCTGTTGCCCTTGGAGCCGCCGGCGGCGTTGGCCAGCGAGTAGGAGCGCCCGTGCATCATGACCGCGTTCATGCCGTTGGCCATGGAGAAGGACTTCAGGTGGCTCTTGATCGCCACGGGCAACGGCAGCTTGTCGATGAGGTGCACCGGCGTGCAGGACACGATCGCTCGGCAACACAGGTCCTGCAGACTGAACActgcagaaggagaaagagagagggagaaaaagaaagagagagagagagagggagggagggagagagagagagagagagggcagagacaAAAAAATGTTAGGACACATCAAGTGGTGTTACATTTTTTAAGTAGCTCCATCTGAACttgtgtgtactcctgtgtaCACGAGTGGGGATACGCAAACCACACAACAAGCCTGTTTGAGGCACTGAGAAAAGCCCTTGAAATGCTTCAGCTATTAttcatgacaaaaacacaagagtgGAAACATCACGGCTCAAACGTACGTCCAGTACAACCACTGAGTGCTTAACACACTCAGCCCACTTCTCATCATAAAAAATGTACACTCGGATGAGATCCATATAATGGCCACATACTCCAGCAGCTGTGGTGTGTATGGAATATGAATAATGGATGCGGTGTGGCTATGGAGAAGTCCTACAGAAAAGCAGAAGTTTAACCACATCACTGTTCTGCAAAAACTTCATTAGCGGCACACCGGCGCGGTCACAGTCTGGCTGCACACGTCCAAGCAGGTATTTCAAAAGGCCCATGGGGAAACGCCTCGCAGGCCAGGTaaaatcacacagagagagaagagggagggcaacacagagagagaagagggaggacaacacagagagagaagagggagtaAGGGTAGAGAACTGAagtgggagggagaaaagagagagaggcagaaaatgaaaacagttcaaagcagaggaacagagagcgagggagaaacaGGACACAGAGCCTTATGGAATGCCCGCAGCCTCTAATTACGGGCTGTTGGTTTGGAAGCCGCGGCGATGGCGGCTCGACTCGGTTTAAACTCGCGGTTTACTCGGCCTAATGGAGGCAGTGCTCTGCTGAGCCAGGCGTTTTACGCCAGGCACTTTCGTCCTGCCCCTGCCTGGCAACAAGACAGCACaagcttgcctgtgtgtgtgtgtgtgtgtgtgtgtgtgtgtgtgtgcttcttgggcagtCTCCACACTGCTTAAAGCAGGGTTGGGTTGCCAGAGGACGAGGACAGGCCTATTGTTTGCGAGCCTCCTGAGTATTGGTGGGCGGTGGCGGGACGAGGCACCGGCTATCACTGAGAATGTGGTAGAGGCGCCCTGAGGGCAGATGGTACTGAGGATGATGGGCACGCCTGGCATTGCCCCAGAGCCCGACTGAACACAGGGCTATTTCTAACAAAAGgaccacacacatagacacactcacacacacaacctacctAAGCTGGGCCTTCAAAAccgctctccacacacacacacacacacacacacacacacacacacacacacacacacacacacacacacacacacacacacacacacacacacacacacacacacacacacacacacacacacacacacacacacacacacacacacacacacacacacacacacacacacacacaaactcacctcgGTTGGGTCTCCAGAACTTCTCCATGCCGTGTCTCATTAGTACGATGCGCGACAACTCTGTGAAGGACTCGATGACGTTGAAGTTGCAGAGGGGGCTCACTTCAAAGAAGGTCATGCCGTTCTTCTCGGCATACGCCCTCGCCTGCTCTGTAGGCACCTGTCGCTTGAAGGCCAGGTGCAGCCGGTTACCCACCAGGATGCGGGGAACCCCCGGAGCGTGCTgccaggaaggagagaaaagacaagaaaaaaggaaggagcagggcagagacaggaaagaaaaggatagagggagaggaaaagtggaggagaagaaagggacaGAACATTCCGTCAGTAAGGGTTAAGTgtattggtgtgtttgtgctgcttgTGCAACGTGGCCTGTTGTTTCTGTCCACTCCTCATTCACAGGGACAGCAGCTGCCAGACGTCACAGCGTAAAGTGGAACTATGGGTGTGCCACAGTCAgttaaaaacacatacagacacagacacacacacacacacacaaacacacacacacacacacacacacacacacacacacacacacacacacacacacacacacacacacacacacacacacacacacacacacacacacacacacacacacacacacacacacaaacacacacacggaaacacagacacacacacgtttgttcTATATGTGGTAGCCATCCAGCCCCAGAATGTTgtggagagggaaaaggaaaaagaaatctTATCCAACACAACAGGCCAAAAATACCACACCGCTCCCCTGCTAGTTCTCTCtatggagaaacacacacacacacacacacacacacacacgcacacgcacacgcacacacgcacacaacacacacacagtcaaccaagc is a genomic window of Clupea harengus chromosome 1, Ch_v2.0.2, whole genome shotgun sequence containing:
- the rab40c gene encoding ras-related protein Rab-40C produces the protein MTTQGSPVKSYDYLLKFLLVGDSDVGKGEILDSLQDGSAESPYAYSSGIDYKTTTILLDGRRVKLELWDTSGQGRFCTIFRSYSRGAQGILLVYDITNRWSFDGIDRWIREIDEHAPGVPRILVGNRLHLAFKRQVPTEQARAYAEKNGMTFFEVSPLCNFNVIESFTELSRIVLMRHGMEKFWRPNRVFSLQDLCCRAIVSCTPVHLIDKLPLPVAIKSHLKSFSMANGMNAVMMHGRSYSLANAAGGSKGNSLKRTKSIRPPQSPPQNCTRNNCKIS